The following proteins are co-located in the Clostridiales bacterium genome:
- a CDS encoding HlyD family secretion protein, translating to MQKAKKIAIVVIAGIILCGAMAGGYFIYEAMYYFKTNNASVSARTVNVMPLVSGTVASWNVEEGQDVKEGQVLGKQDLSSLISSSKVDQNALENSADSLLSKAEIKAPIDGRVVQSNVIKGSTAAAGSTVAVMADTSNLFIKANIEETDIFKVKTGQRVTIKIDAYPGKKFNGYVESIGAATQTAFSQTASLNTSGTYSKVVQLIPVRISLINDEELPLILGMNATVKISIK from the coding sequence ATGCAGAAAGCAAAGAAAATCGCCATTGTTGTCATTGCAGGAATCATCTTGTGCGGAGCGATGGCAGGAGGATATTTTATCTATGAGGCAATGTACTATTTCAAGACGAACAATGCTTCCGTATCGGCAAGAACTGTAAATGTCATGCCGCTGGTTTCCGGCACTGTAGCAAGCTGGAATGTTGAGGAAGGCCAGGATGTGAAAGAGGGGCAAGTCCTTGGTAAGCAGGACTTATCCTCATTGATCAGTAGCAGTAAGGTTGACCAGAATGCACTGGAAAACTCCGCTGATTCGCTGCTTTCCAAAGCGGAGATCAAAGCCCCCATCGACGGAAGGGTTGTCCAGTCCAATGTAATCAAGGGTTCGACCGCAGCTGCCGGATCGACTGTCGCAGTGATGGCCGATACCTCAAATCTGTTTATAAAAGCGAATATAGAGGAAACAGATATATTCAAAGTCAAAACAGGCCAGCGGGTAACCATAAAAATCGATGCATATCCGGGGAAAAAATTTAATGGCTATGTCGAATCCATCGGAGCAGCAACCCAAACTGCATTCTCTCAGACTGCATCTCTTAATACCAGTGGAACCTACAGCAAGGTAGTTCAGTTGATTCCTGTGAGGATCAGTTTAATTAACGACGAAGAACTTCCCTTGATTCTCGGTATGAATGCCACCGTTAAAATCAGCATCAAGTAG
- a CDS encoding ABC transporter ATP-binding protein codes for MGGPMGGRGGGPGGALGRPVEKAKDFKGSLKRLSSYLAPQKTRFFIVGILAIVSTVFSIFGPKVLGKATTKIADGVIARYVYLAKIQAAINQNAPASVVDHLRQEPILLFDFGYIGKIIILMIVLYFISFLCSYAMSYVMAGVSQRTVYAMRNEVKEKLDRLPLKYFDGRTHGEILSRVTNDMDTIATTLQQSLTQLITSVVTVIGILLMMLSISPVMTLIALVTLPACGAMTVMIAKKSQTYFSKQQKSLGELNGHVEEMLTGHKIVKAFGHEKESVETFRKVNDELYRAGWKAQFMSGIIMPALNFINNLGYVFVCIIGGLLVAKKAIDIGDIQAFIQYMRQFTQPIVQTANIANVLQSTVASAERVFEVLDEEEQIPDGTDAVIFDKEHVKGEVRFEKVSFRYKEEVSLIEDLNIHVKPGQMVAIVGPTGAGKTTLINLLLRFYELNKGRITIDGSDITKMTRGDLRGLFGMVLQDTWLYKGTILENIGYSLENPEKDKIIEAAKAAHADHFIRSLPLGYDTILNEEASNISQGQKQLLTIARAILADPPILILDEATSSVDTRTEALIQRAMSTLMKGRTSFVIAHRLSTIKNADMILVMKNGSVIEQGTHDELISKKGFYEELYNSQFTNPNVQEEEA; via the coding sequence ATGGGAGGACCCATGGGGGGGCGCGGAGGCGGGCCTGGCGGAGCACTTGGAAGGCCTGTCGAAAAAGCAAAGGATTTTAAAGGTTCATTGAAGAGGCTATCTTCCTATTTAGCTCCACAGAAAACACGATTTTTCATCGTTGGAATTCTGGCCATCGTAAGTACCGTGTTTTCGATCTTTGGTCCGAAGGTTTTAGGAAAGGCAACCACAAAGATCGCTGACGGTGTCATAGCAAGGTATGTCTACCTTGCAAAGATTCAGGCTGCCATCAACCAGAATGCTCCTGCATCAGTGGTAGATCATTTGAGACAAGAGCCCATTTTGCTCTTTGACTTCGGATACATCGGGAAAATCATCATTCTAATGATTGTCCTGTATTTCATCAGTTTCTTATGCAGCTATGCCATGTCGTATGTGATGGCGGGAGTTTCGCAACGAACGGTTTATGCGATGAGAAATGAAGTAAAGGAAAAGCTGGATCGTTTGCCGCTAAAATACTTTGACGGCAGAACCCATGGGGAAATCCTCAGCAGGGTCACAAACGACATGGATACCATCGCCACAACACTGCAGCAGAGTTTGACCCAGTTGATTACGTCGGTGGTTACTGTTATCGGTATTCTTCTGATGATGCTGTCTATCAGTCCCGTTATGACGTTGATCGCACTTGTCACACTGCCTGCCTGTGGTGCGATGACAGTGATGATTGCCAAAAAGTCTCAGACTTACTTCTCCAAGCAGCAAAAATCTCTCGGGGAATTGAATGGGCATGTAGAAGAGATGCTGACAGGTCATAAGATCGTCAAAGCCTTTGGACATGAAAAGGAATCGGTGGAAACCTTCCGTAAAGTCAATGATGAACTTTACCGGGCTGGCTGGAAGGCGCAGTTCATGTCAGGAATTATCATGCCTGCATTGAACTTCATCAATAATTTGGGCTATGTATTTGTCTGTATCATCGGAGGACTTCTGGTTGCGAAGAAAGCCATTGACATCGGTGATATTCAGGCTTTTATCCAATATATGAGGCAGTTTACCCAGCCCATCGTACAGACGGCGAATATTGCCAATGTTCTTCAAAGTACTGTGGCAAGCGCTGAACGTGTCTTTGAAGTCCTTGATGAAGAGGAGCAGATCCCCGATGGAACTGACGCTGTAATCTTTGATAAGGAACATGTAAAAGGTGAGGTTCGGTTTGAGAAGGTCAGCTTCCGATATAAGGAAGAGGTTTCATTGATCGAAGATTTGAACATTCATGTCAAACCAGGGCAAATGGTGGCTATCGTAGGGCCTACAGGAGCAGGAAAAACAACTCTGATTAATTTGCTGCTGCGTTTTTATGAACTGAACAAAGGTAGGATCACAATTGACGGCAGCGATATTACGAAAATGACCAGGGGAGACCTGAGAGGACTGTTTGGTATGGTACTGCAGGACACTTGGTTATATAAAGGTACCATTCTGGAGAATATCGGCTACAGTTTAGAAAATCCTGAGAAAGATAAAATAATTGAAGCGGCGAAAGCTGCCCATGCCGATCATTTTATTCGCTCATTGCCCCTGGGGTATGATACAATACTAAATGAAGAGGCTTCTAACATATCGCAGGGTCAAAAGCAGCTGCTGACCATCGCCAGAGCAATTCTCGCTGATCCGCCGATTTTGATTCTTGATGAGGCAACTTCAAGTGTCGATACCCGTACAGAAGCCTTGATTCAGAGAGCCATGTCAACTCTGATGAAGGGGCGTACCAGCTTTGTAATCGCTCATCGACTTTCTACGATTAAAAATGCCGATATGATTCTTGTTATGAAAAACGGCAGTGTAATAGAGCAGGGTACTCATGATGAATTGATCAGCAAGAAGGGATTCTATGAGGAACTGTACAACAGCCAGTTCACAAATCCCAATGTTCAGGAGGAAGAAGCATGA
- a CDS encoding efflux RND transporter periplasmic adaptor subunit, whose amino-acid sequence MMNYSNRIKKTAALLAVFLLLFLPGCGSNDSLIQVKAVEAKTGTIEGVFTVTGALVPAQTADVSATMTGKVAEVNVEEGAAVSEGQILAKLDDSQLSAQLSQAEATLSGSKQSLEQAKINMSNAKAALDRTKALYAEGAVAKVQLDADQKTYDLAKSQYESSAVSGTGAAKASVDSVSVQLGNTVMKSPISGIVVNKNITIGETAAAGSTLITVADMSVLKLKGTVSQEALPYIKENDTVELTVDIYPDQTFQGTISQIGAMSVSAGTYFPIEISMENTQQLPSGVSAHADLKAKSSNRILVPLKSVVTNNGESYLFVLEDGVAKKTSVVTGLKNDEEIEIVKGLKGGEQVAADNANHLLDGMSVEIMKD is encoded by the coding sequence ATGATGAATTATTCGAATAGGATCAAGAAAACCGCTGCCCTGCTTGCAGTATTTCTGCTTTTGTTTCTGCCGGGGTGCGGCAGCAATGATAGCTTGATTCAGGTGAAAGCAGTGGAGGCAAAGACTGGAACCATCGAAGGGGTTTTCACGGTAACCGGCGCGCTGGTACCAGCCCAGACAGCTGATGTCTCGGCTACCATGACGGGAAAGGTTGCGGAAGTGAACGTGGAAGAAGGAGCTGCTGTCAGTGAAGGGCAGATTCTTGCAAAACTGGATGATTCCCAGCTGTCAGCCCAGCTCAGCCAGGCGGAAGCCACCCTAAGCGGTTCAAAGCAGAGCCTTGAACAAGCGAAGATCAATATGAGCAACGCAAAAGCGGCACTCGATCGAACCAAAGCCCTCTATGCAGAAGGTGCTGTTGCCAAGGTACAGCTTGATGCTGATCAGAAAACTTATGATTTGGCAAAGAGCCAGTATGAATCCAGCGCAGTGTCGGGAACCGGTGCGGCGAAAGCTTCTGTTGATTCCGTAAGCGTCCAGCTTGGAAACACAGTAATGAAAAGCCCCATTTCGGGGATTGTAGTCAATAAAAATATTACCATTGGAGAAACTGCTGCTGCGGGAAGTACTCTGATTACCGTTGCGGATATGAGTGTGCTGAAACTGAAGGGTACGGTTTCACAGGAGGCACTGCCATATATCAAAGAGAATGATACGGTGGAACTGACCGTTGATATCTACCCGGATCAAACCTTTCAAGGTACTATATCACAGATCGGCGCCATGTCCGTTAGCGCAGGAACGTATTTTCCCATTGAAATCAGTATGGAAAATACCCAGCAGCTTCCTTCCGGAGTTTCCGCTCATGCAGATCTGAAAGCAAAGAGCAGCAACAGGATTCTTGTTCCGCTCAAATCAGTGGTAACAAACAATGGCGAAAGCTACTTGTTCGTATTGGAAGATGGTGTGGCGAAAAAGACAAGTGTTGTAACCGGGCTGAAAAATGATGAAGAAATAGAGATCGTGAAAGGACTCAAGGGAGGAGAACAGGTTGCAGCAGATAACGCCAATCATCTCCTTGATGGGATGTCCGTAGAGATTATGAAAGATTAA
- a CDS encoding MarR family transcriptional regulator, producing the protein MTKELVNAVGESLIRLRFLVGRQFIKPIKELERDRSELSPGHIHLMRWMYSKGNVPVSMTDLAAAACISKPNLTTMVDRLNGDGLVERSADQNDRRIVNVALTEEGVAFLHRHKAEVMEFVEKRLSLLEDDELIKLKEALDDIMDVVTIIGERQKQEK; encoded by the coding sequence ATGACGAAGGAATTAGTAAACGCGGTAGGAGAATCGTTAATTCGATTACGGTTTCTGGTGGGAAGACAATTCATTAAACCCATCAAAGAACTGGAGCGGGATCGGAGTGAACTTTCCCCAGGGCATATCCACCTGATGCGGTGGATGTATTCCAAAGGAAACGTACCTGTTTCGATGACGGATCTAGCCGCGGCGGCATGTATTTCTAAGCCCAACCTGACCACCATGGTGGACCGGCTCAACGGAGACGGCCTGGTGGAACGTTCCGCCGATCAAAATGACAGACGAATTGTCAATGTGGCCTTAACGGAAGAGGGAGTTGCATTTCTTCACAGGCACAAAGCAGAAGTGATGGAGTTTGTTGAGAAAAGACTGTCTCTCCTTGAGGATGATGAATTGATAAAGTTAAAAGAAGCTCTTGATGATATCATGGATGTTGTCACTATCATAGGGGAGAGACAGAAGCAAGAGAAATAA
- a CDS encoding superoxide dismutase: MDCIMTPIGQHQLPPLPYGYDALEPVIGRESLRIHHNRLHKAYVDGLNNAEINLAEARKNNDYQYIKYWENELAFQGSGHIFHSIYWTIMAPLGKGGDPGPHTMHQINCYFGNFEAFKEQLKNASLKVEGSGWGVVTWQPTWNRLEILQASKHQDLTQWSGIPILVCDVWEHAYYLDYQNLREKFIDSWWDLVNWYEVERRLIHAMNGKVPLTIMEDWISCWRP, translated from the coding sequence ATGGACTGTATTATGACGCCCATTGGGCAGCATCAGCTTCCGCCGCTTCCTTACGGCTATGACGCGCTGGAGCCGGTGATTGGAAGAGAATCCCTTCGGATTCATCATAACAGATTGCACAAAGCCTATGTTGACGGTCTCAATAACGCCGAAATCAACCTGGCAGAGGCACGAAAAAACAATGACTATCAGTACATAAAGTACTGGGAGAACGAACTTGCTTTTCAGGGTTCAGGCCATATCTTCCACAGCATTTACTGGACGATCATGGCTCCTCTGGGAAAGGGAGGAGACCCGGGCCCTCATACAATGCACCAGATCAACTGCTATTTCGGCAATTTCGAAGCATTCAAAGAGCAACTGAAAAATGCTTCACTGAAAGTCGAAGGTTCCGGCTGGGGCGTAGTAACCTGGCAGCCTACCTGGAACAGACTGGAAATCCTTCAGGCCAGCAAACATCAAGATCTGACTCAATGGAGCGGAATCCCCATTCTGGTCTGCGATGTATGGGAACACGCCTACTACCTGGACTATCAAAACCTACGGGAAAAATTCATCGACTCCTGGTGGGATCTGGTCAACTGGTACGAAGTGGAACGGCGTTTGATTCATGCGATGAACGGAAAAGTCCCCCTCACAATTATGGAGGATTGGATTTCCTGCTGGCGGCCTTAA
- a CDS encoding TetR/AcrR family transcriptional regulator, producing MTMLYTGSMFGIMTVYFFADRHIGKVDVMMLTRREKERQTREHNMIKAAEQVFCQYGFEAASMDEIAKEAQFTKRTLYQYFENKYELYFAVTLRGYQLLDSLQTAVGKKEKNGYDKLESMYHSYYKFYRENLQLFRLMNGWSHIKNQSEGEGPWESSLILYHNNMIHRIAAMIEEGKADGSIQPETDAQKTSRSIVFLMNGFFDQLTASGDTLQADYALDQESFCRFTIDLVIKPFKRSRAILATRKGTV from the coding sequence TTGACAATGTTATACACTGGTAGTATGTTTGGTATAATGACAGTGTACTTTTTTGCGGATCGACATATTGGGAAGGTTGATGTGATGATGTTAACAAGAAGGGAAAAAGAGAGGCAGACAAGGGAACATAATATGATCAAGGCGGCTGAGCAAGTCTTTTGTCAATACGGGTTTGAAGCTGCCAGTATGGATGAAATTGCAAAGGAAGCTCAATTTACAAAGCGAACCCTGTATCAATATTTTGAAAATAAATATGAATTATATTTTGCAGTGACGCTGAGGGGGTATCAACTTCTCGATTCTTTGCAGACTGCGGTGGGGAAAAAAGAGAAGAATGGATATGATAAACTGGAGAGCATGTATCACAGCTATTATAAATTCTATCGGGAGAATCTGCAGCTTTTCCGATTGATGAACGGTTGGAGTCATATTAAAAATCAATCGGAAGGTGAAGGGCCATGGGAAAGTTCCTTAATTCTCTATCATAACAATATGATCCATAGAATAGCAGCGATGATTGAAGAAGGGAAAGCAGACGGTAGTATACAGCCAGAGACGGATGCACAAAAGACCAGTCGCAGCATCGTGTTTTTGATGAATGGTTTCTTTGATCAGCTTACTGCATCAGGTGATACCCTGCAGGCTGATTACGCGCTGGATCAGGAGTCATTCTGCCGTTTTACCATAGACCTAGTTATAAAACCATTCAAAAGGAGCAGAGCAATATTGGCCACCAGAAAGGGAACGGTCTAA
- a CDS encoding ABC transporter ATP-binding protein, with the protein MLKILINLRPFSWTVVAILIFTFGQAMAELALPTLMSDVVNNGMMQGDTGYILTYGGYMLLLALVSSACSVIGAFFSARVALGVGRNLRNMVFTRIENYSLHEFDKLGTSSLITRTTNDIVQVQTVLVMMLRFMIYAPIMCIGGVTMAVSRDKGLTLILLVAIPVMMGIIGGLASKVMPAFKVMQKKLDRLNMVLRENLTGIRVIRAFNKLDHEKKRFEEANGDLTDTAIKVNQTMAAMQPVMILIMNLTSIGITWFGGVRIAQNNMQIGDMMAFIQYAMQIMFSFIMVAVMFVMVPRAQASAERINEVLEMVPEINDPAEAKLLTGELRGHIAFEHVTFRYPGAEQPALENISFETGPGEITAIIGGTGSGKSTLINLIPRFYDAENGMILINGVPVTDLKQTELRSKIGFVPQSAVLFSGSISENIRYGKTDATEDEVLHAAKIAQAAEFVKDMPAGYETPVAQGGTNLSGGQKQRLSIARALVRKPEIYIFDDSFSALDFKTDALLRAALKKETKESAVIIVAQRVSTVMDADQILVLDEGELVGAGTHRELMKSCQVYREIVASQLSEKEMSSYE; encoded by the coding sequence ATGCTGAAAATACTAATCAACCTAAGACCCTTCTCATGGACGGTAGTTGCCATCCTGATCTTCACGTTCGGTCAGGCGATGGCGGAGCTGGCGCTTCCGACGTTGATGTCCGATGTGGTCAACAACGGAATGATGCAGGGGGATACGGGATATATTCTGACCTACGGGGGGTACATGCTGCTTTTGGCACTCGTCAGTTCTGCCTGTTCTGTTATCGGAGCTTTCTTCTCAGCCAGAGTTGCGCTGGGTGTGGGAAGAAACCTGAGGAATATGGTATTTACAAGAATTGAGAACTATTCCCTCCATGAATTTGATAAACTTGGCACCTCATCACTGATTACGAGAACCACCAACGATATTGTACAGGTGCAGACGGTACTTGTGATGATGCTGCGCTTTATGATTTATGCGCCTATCATGTGCATCGGCGGCGTCACCATGGCGGTGTCCAGAGATAAAGGACTAACGTTGATTTTACTTGTCGCCATACCGGTGATGATGGGAATCATTGGCGGGCTTGCATCCAAGGTAATGCCTGCCTTTAAGGTCATGCAGAAGAAATTGGATCGGTTGAATATGGTTCTTCGCGAAAATCTCACGGGAATTCGGGTCATCCGTGCCTTTAACAAATTGGATCACGAGAAAAAACGCTTCGAAGAGGCCAATGGCGACCTGACCGATACAGCGATTAAAGTCAACCAGACCATGGCTGCAATGCAGCCAGTCATGATTTTGATCATGAACTTGACTTCCATTGGAATCACATGGTTTGGCGGTGTTCGAATCGCACAGAACAACATGCAGATCGGTGACATGATGGCGTTTATTCAGTACGCAATGCAGATCATGTTCTCCTTTATTATGGTTGCTGTGATGTTCGTTATGGTTCCCAGAGCCCAGGCGTCTGCGGAAAGAATCAATGAGGTGCTTGAAATGGTGCCTGAAATCAATGATCCTGCAGAGGCAAAGCTGTTAACAGGAGAGCTCCGCGGTCACATCGCATTTGAACATGTTACCTTCCGGTATCCGGGAGCAGAGCAGCCAGCTCTTGAAAATATCAGTTTTGAAACGGGTCCTGGGGAGATCACGGCAATCATCGGAGGAACCGGTTCCGGGAAATCAACATTGATCAACCTGATTCCGCGGTTTTATGATGCGGAGAATGGAATGATTTTGATCAACGGCGTTCCAGTGACGGATCTCAAGCAGACGGAACTGCGCAGCAAAATTGGATTTGTTCCCCAGTCTGCGGTCCTGTTTTCGGGAAGTATTTCGGAGAATATCCGGTATGGAAAAACCGATGCCACAGAGGACGAAGTGCTGCACGCTGCGAAAATCGCTCAGGCTGCCGAATTTGTAAAAGACATGCCGGCAGGGTATGAAACGCCTGTGGCGCAGGGAGGAACCAATCTCTCGGGAGGCCAAAAACAGAGATTGTCCATTGCAAGAGCTCTTGTCAGAAAGCCTGAGATCTATATCTTTGATGATAGTTTTTCTGCTCTGGACTTTAAAACCGATGCCCTGCTCAGAGCCGCACTGAAGAAAGAGACAAAAGAGTCTGCGGTAATTATCGTAGCACAGCGGGTGAGTACTGTAATGGATGCAGATCAAATCTTGGTTCTGGACGAAGGGGAACTGGTAGGAGCAGGTACCCACCGGGAACTGATGAAAAGCTGTCAGGTTTACCGCGAAATCGTGGCTTCCCAGCTTTCTGAAAAGGAGATGAGCAGCTATGAGTAA
- a CDS encoding MATE family efflux transporter, whose product MGANRLGELPVGKLLLEFSVPAIIAMIANALYNVIDSIFVGRGVGSLALTAVTIAFPIMIILMAFAMLIGIGATAMISLKLGQQKKDDAERILGTAFASSVVVGVSLTVIFLIFLDPLLLFLGATPDVFLYAKQFSTVILIGAVFQFLSFGLNNIIRAEGNPVISMATMLFSAGMNCLLNPLFIFVFHWGVIGSALATVTTQILVSAYIIYHFTIGKSNLKLHKKYFRLAPDLMGKIASIGLSPFLLQLAASVTLFIFNSHLLEYGGEMAVAAMGVINRTAMMLLMPIFGINQGAQPIIGYNYGAKKYDRVRKTLRLASIAATAICIFGFVLSELFSPQIIGLFNKEQELIAIGTRGIRIFMLMIPVVGVQIVITNYFQAVGKASKAILLSLTRQVLFLIPLILILPSFFRLDGIWMAGPISDFSSSMLAIVLLVKEFRYLQDKHDEGSSLR is encoded by the coding sequence ATGGGAGCAAACCGATTGGGGGAGCTTCCTGTAGGCAAATTGCTGCTTGAATTTTCCGTACCGGCTATAATTGCAATGATAGCAAACGCTTTATATAACGTAATTGATAGTATCTTTGTAGGCAGGGGCGTAGGTTCACTTGCCCTGACCGCTGTGACCATAGCATTTCCCATTATGATCATCTTAATGGCCTTTGCTATGCTCATTGGAATCGGTGCTACCGCAATGATTTCGTTGAAATTGGGTCAGCAGAAAAAAGACGATGCAGAACGAATTTTGGGGACTGCGTTTGCTTCCTCTGTTGTCGTGGGCGTGTCGCTTACCGTAATCTTTCTGATTTTTTTAGATCCGCTTTTGCTTTTTCTTGGAGCAACACCGGACGTTTTCCTATATGCAAAACAGTTCAGCACCGTAATTTTAATTGGTGCGGTCTTCCAGTTCCTTTCCTTTGGACTGAACAATATTATCCGGGCAGAGGGGAATCCCGTTATTTCCATGGCAACCATGCTGTTTTCCGCAGGAATGAACTGCCTTCTGAATCCCTTGTTTATCTTTGTGTTTCACTGGGGCGTCATTGGTTCTGCACTGGCTACAGTTACCACACAGATATTGGTTTCGGCATACATCATCTACCACTTTACCATTGGAAAAAGCAATCTTAAGCTTCACAAAAAATATTTCAGACTTGCACCGGATTTGATGGGTAAGATAGCGTCCATCGGCTTGTCCCCATTTCTACTTCAGCTTGCAGCTAGTGTGACCCTGTTTATTTTTAACAGTCATTTGCTGGAATACGGCGGAGAGATGGCAGTTGCTGCGATGGGTGTCATCAACCGGACCGCGATGATGCTGCTGATGCCAATTTTCGGAATCAATCAGGGAGCACAGCCAATTATCGGCTATAATTACGGTGCAAAGAAATATGATCGGGTTAGAAAGACGCTGAGGCTGGCTTCCATTGCTGCAACAGCCATCTGTATCTTCGGTTTTGTTCTTTCAGAGCTGTTCAGTCCTCAGATTATCGGACTGTTCAACAAAGAACAAGAACTAATTGCTATCGGAACAAGAGGTATTAGAATTTTCATGCTGATGATTCCTGTGGTCGGAGTTCAGATCGTAATCACAAACTATTTCCAGGCTGTAGGAAAGGCATCAAAGGCAATCCTGCTGAGCCTGACAAGACAAGTCTTGTTTTTAATTCCTTTGATCCTGATCCTCCCTTCCTTCTTCCGCCTGGACGGAATTTGGATGGCGGGTCCGATCTCAGATTTTTCATCATCCATGTTGGCCATCGTCTTGCTGGTAAAAGAGTTCCGCTATCTGCAGGATAAGCATGATGAGGGCAGTTCGCTGCGATAG
- a CDS encoding glycoside hydrolase family 18 protein, which translates to MVMSDWRPSLCERKLWNMLRNVEAARTPSVLPSGRKLIGYYTAWSVNTGYTPSQIDATKLTHINYAFANISPELTITLGYPNLDPFNFSQLNDLKRINPDLKTLISVGGWTWSGRFSDVALTDDSRTVFADSCIDFIKQYGFDGVDLDWEYPVSGGLPTNIRRPEDKENFTLLLQRMRERLDEQGAADQTTYLLTIAGGNGAFYANNVELSRIHPYLDYACIMSYDIHGTWDTYTDFNAPLFENNDISPQYKWSVAAGIETWDLGGFPMNKLMMGIPFYGYLYASVNNFNYGLYQPFFGANSITYDQIIANYADNALFTRFFHPQSLVPWLFDGSVFISYDDPESIRYKTDYLKSIDMGGAMIWELSQDRTNVLLFFLNENLR; encoded by the coding sequence TTGGTGATGTCTGACTGGCGCCCATCACTATGTGAAAGGAAGTTATGGAACATGCTAAGAAATGTAGAGGCTGCCCGCACACCGTCGGTGCTGCCTTCAGGAAGAAAGCTGATTGGCTATTACACAGCCTGGTCTGTTAATACCGGCTATACTCCGTCGCAAATCGATGCAACAAAGCTCACCCATATCAATTACGCCTTTGCTAATATCAGCCCGGAACTGACCATCACCCTTGGATATCCAAATCTTGATCCCTTTAACTTCAGCCAACTCAATGATTTGAAGCGGATCAATCCCGACCTGAAAACATTAATCTCCGTTGGGGGCTGGACATGGTCCGGAAGATTTTCCGATGTAGCGCTTACGGACGATTCTCGCACGGTCTTTGCAGACAGCTGCATTGACTTTATAAAACAATATGGTTTTGACGGAGTAGATCTTGACTGGGAGTATCCCGTCAGCGGAGGTCTTCCCACCAATATACGAAGGCCGGAAGACAAAGAGAATTTTACGCTGCTGCTGCAAAGGATGAGAGAGCGGCTTGATGAGCAGGGCGCTGCTGATCAGACTACATATCTTCTTACCATCGCTGGCGGGAATGGTGCTTTTTATGCAAATAATGTTGAATTGTCACGAATTCATCCCTATCTTGATTATGCATGCATCATGTCCTATGACATTCACGGCACATGGGACACTTACACCGACTTTAATGCACCACTGTTTGAAAACAACGATATCTCACCTCAGTATAAATGGAGTGTGGCTGCGGGAATCGAAACCTGGGATCTAGGCGGCTTTCCCATGAATAAGTTGATGATGGGAATTCCCTTCTATGGTTATCTCTATGCTTCTGTTAATAATTTCAATTATGGTTTATATCAGCCATTCTTCGGAGCAAACTCTATCACCTATGATCAAATCATTGCAAATTACGCAGACAATGCACTTTTCACACGGTTCTTCCACCCTCAGTCCCTTGTGCCCTGGCTTTTTGACGGCTCAGTTTTCATCAGCTATGACGATCCCGAATCCATTCGATATAAAACAGATTACTTAAAATCGATCGATATGGGCGGCGCGATGATTTGGGAGCTAAGCCAGGACAGAACCAATGTACTCTTATTCTTTCTCAATGAGAATCTTCGTTAA